The segment CTTTATTGTCTGTTTCTGGTTGAGGGAATATCAGAGGCGGTCAATCAGGTTCCGTCTGTATATGGTGTTTATGTCATAGTGCAGCACTGAAGAAAGACAGACTCTGCTTttcctctgttgtcatggtgttTTTATAACCAAGAATGTGAACCTGAAGTCTTGTGACAAATGCTTCTTATGCAATACaacatggtttttttttttctttgtttgttgtttttttttaacaaaggtGACCTTCAATTCATTggaataacattaaaataaatgctaGTGGGATCGTAAACATCAAGGTGTCCAACACCTTCTCAGTCAAAGCCTGTGATGTGTTATATTTCTCCAGCATGAGCAAGCTCTAAAACAGCTCAGCTAAGCTCTCATGAGTTATTTTCATCGAACCCGAAAGCGAATAAAATTTGGTCAATTAGTCATTTAACTTAATTTCTCCCTCTACCCTCATTCTTATTGCAGGAGTCAAAGCACAGACTCTGACTGAAAACCAATTAGAGTTCTTAGGGAGTTACACTCCTTCATAAGCACAAGTGACAGAAGTGGCAGTGAGTGGAGGATGCATTAGAGGATTACACCCTAAGACAATATAACAGTCTTAATGTGCCTCATTATGGCTGCTGACCTTGCTCTGTCAGATGAAGGCTGTTTATTAGAATTTCAGACGACTCTATAAAACACGAACCAAAGCAGGAACCATGAACTGTATATACAGTAAACtgccatgaaaagcagcaatcAGGGGCCGTCTATTTGGCCTCAGTCCTGGAGAACATGTGACATTAGAGCGTGCTGAGCTgtttacagtaaaaacaacCCACAGGGCCTTGCCAGGACTGTGGAAGTCGCAGTGTTGTTGGCAGTCGACTCACTCTCCCACCCACTTCCACTCTGTTAAAGCTCGATGTGAATCTGAATCCACcaagcaacagcaacacataCAGTCTCTCCTGTAGTCTGCCCCTTCCCGATCCTGTCGTCTGTCCTGTGTACTTGATCCCCACAGCCCTTTCGCTGGGAGCCCTTTTGCACACATTTACAGCTCTCATCTAGCACATGACTCCGCTTGGCAAACCTAAGTGCATGAAGAATGTCCAAAGGTCCACCCTGTCAGCAGGCCAATACAGACCAGCAGTCCTCCGTTCCCATTACAGGGCCAGCTGCTGTGAGGACAAAAGTAACTGATAGATACAAGACGCAAATGGCATAATTCATACCTATCTTTAGTCTCTGTGCTTGTTTCCCGAGGTTTCAAAGCAGCCGGCTGTGGTTTAATTTACCTTGTGTTTGTCTATCTAACTATCTgaattgttttctctttagTATTCACAACATTGATCATCAGTAAACTATGGTGGTGTTTAATTGATGAATTCATTTGGTAGAAATGACCTTTCCTTGGATGGCAGCTGTGACTTCATCTCTTGAACACATACCTGTTGGTGTAGTGCACTTTAAATTTGGCAACAGCATGCGTTCAACCGAGCAATGACGTAGGCGGCCTACATCAGCACCTTGGATACGGACACACCATTCACCGTGGGGCTCCTGCCCCGTTTTGGACCAATCGGCGCTTGTGTTTTGTAGATAGTGTTCAGCACCGCCCACACTGCTGCCAACTGTATTGTTCCGCTGTAGGGAATCTCCTCTCAGGCAGTTGGGTGACACATTCATCAAAAATCTCCTGCAGCTTTTCGTTGACTGCGGAGCAGCTGAATGGGTTCGAATAAATAAACTGATATAAGCGAGATCATAATCGCGAAAAAGACCCATGTGGCATTGTGGTATTGACATGGCACTGGCATCATGAGACCAGCGAGTCGTGTGTACAGATCTCGAGTCCACGAATTAACAGCACCGTGTCTCTCATATAGTCTGGTCATGATGGTTGGATCAGCTTGTATGTCTTTCAATAGTAGAATAAAGCAACAACACATATAATTCGACCGTCTAACGTCGATTCAACAATTCATTTAAAGCCAACTCAAACAAAAGcgtgttactttttttttatgtaatatcGTTCCTGCCTCAGCATTAATTACTTCTGCCTTTTGCTGTCAGTACAGACCTAGGTTGTCTCTGACGCAAGCGCTCATCACAGGCGTCCGCTCGCGTTTCACAGAATCATATGTCCGTGAGTGACGCCGCCGCTCGGCCAATGGGAGCGCGGTTCGGGCCTCACGTAGGGGGCGGGACTCGCACCGCGGACCAATCGCGGCCGCTCGTATTGTTTTGACCTCTGAAACCGCATCACCGCCCACCTCGTGCCCATGGCGGAGGAAAGCTATAAATAAAGGCAACGCTGTGCGAGCAGGGGGACGAAGTTGCAAAACTCCCGAGTAGGAGGGAGCTACTCTGCAAGcctgctgaaagaggaaaaaggagaaaccaacaaaaaaaaaaaaacaaaaaaaacaacaacacccgAAATAACCTTAACCAACAGAAACCGAAGCAAACCGTAAACGCCAATCCTCCGAAAATCTTCATGTACTGGAATACTTTTTTGTATTGTTAATATATTCTATGTGAAGAAagtatttatactttttttctatttgcacTAACTAACGGTACTTCAGAACTActgagaatttttattttttacggAAAAAAGTAAGTATTTTCCAGCCGGCTCTTTGCTGCTAAATGTCTTGttgtaatgttttattgttatctTTCTGTCGTACTGTAGCTCTATTCATACTCACTAAGCTGATTTGCTGCGTCAGTCCTCCAAGTtagggaggggtgtgtgtgtgtgtgtgtgtgtgtgtgtgtgtgtgtgtgtgtgtgtgtgtgtgtgtgtgtgtgtgtgtgtgtgtgtgtgtgtggaagagaTAGAGTTGATGTGTATGCACGCGCCTGTGTGCGATAAAACAATACAGCATGTCAATAATTTTCTCATCCcggttttaaaaagaaaaaaaaggcattatCATTCCTACCGAAGGTCGAGCGACGTTTTTCTGGCGTCGTGAATTTACAGCTTCGCCTGGTTAGTCTACTTCATATTGGAGCTGTATAATTTCCAGCCGTTATcgccattttttttattatcgtTATAAATTCAGACCTCTGGTCCttttcagcagctgtgtcacaatcctctgctgtttttcgATTGCAGTTTCTTTACGGAGCGTTGCAGTTATATTTCCTGAGcagctttcctttcctttttccgATGAGATGGGGGTTGTTTTGGAGGAGAGAACAACTTTTAGGTATTTCCAGAGCTTAGACAAGTTCACTCTGTGTGTCTTCGAGCCCATCTCCTCTAAATGGCGGAGATTGTTGTAGCACATCTCTTTACATCAGCTTTTATAGATTATGACATTTGAATCTCACCCAAcgtcgtgttttgttttggggtttgtttgttttttagttttttgttgttgtttttttgagtaTTTCTCCTCTGCTGAAAATGCCAAACGTATGGGTGTAGCCACAGTGGGTGAAAAAAAGTACATTATTTTTACTCTAGGGAGAGCCGCTCTAAAGCGCATAACCAGCTCGCGATCGTCGGCTTTACCATTAGCCATTACTGAAGCACCCGTGTTCCTAAATTAAACACAACCTCGCCTTAGTTTTCCTGCCTCCTGCTGTATGGATGCTATCCAGTGGCCGATTATGTAATAGGATTGCCGAGTTCCAGTGCGCGGTCAGTGTGCCCGATGTCTACTTACAACACATCAACAATTTGTGGCCATCTTGGTGCCAGAAAGGCACCAAATGATATTGCAGTAAATAGGTGTTCGTTTTCTTCCTATCTGGGTGCTGATGAGATGATCAACTTTTATCATATCTGAGCTCTCAGTGGCCAACATGCACTGGTACCTCAGGGCAGGCACAGAACTATGAATGCACGTTTGTTCAACCCTGAAGTAAACCTGCAAAGTAGTCAATATAAAATGACAATGGAattaaatagaatttaaataataacatttatttattaattcatgcAAACATGTTGGAAGAgatgattaatttttttttcttctatcaaTTGTTGCAGGAAAAAATAATCACACCCTGTGGAAGGACACCACTTCTACAAAACCAGCACTTTTGCTTTGAACCTGTTTTATCCAAGTCCTGGTTGCTTTTGCCATCCTGCCTGGAGAGCGATCTGTGTTGCCAACCACGGATAAACAAAGCAGACCCAGTGGACACATTCAAGGTCAGACACACCTATTTTTCACGCACCTGGTAATCGTCAGCAGTTAGCTATGCAGCTTGAAATCCAAGTAGCTCTCAACTTCATCATCTCATACCTATATAACAAGCTGCCAAGGCGGCGGGTCAACATTTTTGGCGAGGAGCTGGAGCGCCAGCTGAAGCAGAAATACGAGGGACACTGGTACCCTGACAAGCCATACAAGGGCTCAGGATTCAGATGCATCCACGTGGGGGAGAAGGTGGACCCTGTGGTGGAGAAGGCAGCCAAAGAGAGTGGGCTGGACATTGAGGATGTCCGCAACAACCTGCCCCAGGACCTCAGCGTGTGGATTGACCCCTTTGAGGTGTCCTATCAGATCGGGGAGAAAGGGCCTGTCAAAGTATTGTATGTTGATGACAGCAATGAAAGTGGAGCGAACAGTGGGGGGCTTGATCTGGACAAGGAGATCAAGAACAGTTTCAATCCTGACGCACAGGTCTTCATGCCCATCAATGAACCTGTGAATGGCACCTCTCCAGGTTCCAGctcaccctctcctccttttgGCCACTCAGCAGCCGTCAGCCCCACTTTTATGCCCCGCTCCACACAGCCTTTAACCTTCACAACAGCCACTTTTGCTGCCACCAAGTTTGGGTCCACTAAGATGAAGAGCAGCGGACGCAACAACAATGGCGGCAGTAGTGCTGCGAACAAGGTGGCACGCACCTCTCCCACCAACCTGGGCCTGAATGTGAACAGTCTCCTGAAACAGAAAGCCATCTCCACCTCCATGCACTCTCTGTACGGGTTGGGCCTTGgcgctcagcagcagcagcagcaccagaaGCCCTCAGCCCTGTCCCCCAATGCAAAAGAGTTTGTGTTCCCCAGCTTGCAGGGCCAGGGCAGCCAGAGTGCTCTCTTTCCCGGGGACAGCTCGCTCAGCCTCAGCCCGCTGCAGTACAGCAATGCCTTCGACATGTTTGCGGCCTATGGTGGCCTTAACGACAAGTCCCTCATGGATGGCTTGAATTTCAGCTTGAACAACATGCAGTATTCTAACCAGCAATTCCAGCCAGTCATGGCCAACTAGTACATGTAAAGGTACTACCTAAGCTACTACTTCACACAGAAACGACCAGAGATAATGTGATGgggggaaacaaacacaaatgcacatttagaaaaataattttgaaaaaagtgTAAACAAGAGCAGAATGTCATGGATAAAAGGAAAAGTGACTTGTTAACTGTAAGATCAGTGTTACGAGTCTAAGAGCATGAGCCCGAGGGTGAATTACTTTGCCCCCTTGAgttatacctttttttttttttttttctttttttttttccttaaatgaTGAAGCTTGTAGTACAAGATGTCCAAGCTTGGTTACCTAAACTTCAACATGCAtcattgttgtttcttttgccAACCaagcacaaaatattttttttatgtgactgttttaagatataaaaaagacaaaaaaaaaaaaaaaacc is part of the Echeneis naucrates chromosome 8, fEcheNa1.1, whole genome shotgun sequence genome and harbors:
- the tob1a gene encoding protein Tob1a; translated protein: MQLEIQVALNFIISYLYNKLPRRRVNIFGEELERQLKQKYEGHWYPDKPYKGSGFRCIHVGEKVDPVVEKAAKESGLDIEDVRNNLPQDLSVWIDPFEVSYQIGEKGPVKVLYVDDSNESGANSGGLDLDKEIKNSFNPDAQVFMPINEPVNGTSPGSSSPSPPFGHSAAVSPTFMPRSTQPLTFTTATFAATKFGSTKMKSSGRNNNGGSSAANKVARTSPTNLGLNVNSLLKQKAISTSMHSLYGLGLGAQQQQQHQKPSALSPNAKEFVFPSLQGQGSQSALFPGDSSLSLSPLQYSNAFDMFAAYGGLNDKSLMDGLNFSLNNMQYSNQQFQPVMAN